The Xenopus tropicalis strain Nigerian chromosome 7, UCB_Xtro_10.0, whole genome shotgun sequence genome includes a region encoding these proteins:
- the LOC100492957 gene encoding claudin-16 isoform X1, which yields MCKQIFVFWSPPDLRMIVVLQFMALCLALVSTLFLIVATWTDCWMVNADDSLEVSQKCRGLWWECVTNTQDGIKTCDQYDSILAEHPLKIVLTRALMITADILASFALIILVLGLDAVKFLRSEPHIKLRMCYMAGFIFGIGGIPGMIGSVWYAVDVYVERATLVLQNVFLGIHYEFGWSCWLGMAGSTGCFLASIVLTCCLYIFRDLGSYSRNQRSIYKYGRTATGKMYAMDSRV from the exons ATGTGTAAACAGATATTTGTGTTTTGGAGTCCTCCAGACTTGAGAATGATTGTTGTACTGCAGTTTATGGCTCTCTGCTTGGCTCTGGTCTCCACGTTATTCCTGATCGTGGCCACCTGGACAGACTGCTGGATGGTTAATGCCGATGACAGCTTAGAG GTCAGTCAGAAATGTCGTGGTCTGTGGTGGGAATGTGTGACCAATACACAGGATGGAATAAAAACATGTGACCAATATGATTCTATTTTAGCGGAGCACCCGT TAAAAATAGTGCTTACAAGAGCCCTGATGATCACAGCAGATATACTGGCAAGCTTTGCTCTAATAATACTGGTTCTAGGTCTCGATGCTGTCAAGTTCCTAAGATCAGAGCCCCATATCAAACTACGCATGTGTTATATGGCTGGCTTCATATTTGGCATTGGAG GTATCCCAGGAATGATTGGCTCAGTGTGGTACGCAGTCGATGTGTATGTAGAAAGGGCGACTCTTGTATTACAGAATGTATTTCTTGGGATTCATTATGAGTTTGGCTGGTCTTGCTGGCTGGGAATGGCTGGTTCTACTGGCTGTTTTTTGGCTTCAATAGTTCTTACTTGCTGTCTTTATATCTTTAGAG ATCTTGGATCATATTCAAGGAACCAGCGATCCATTTATAAATATGGAAGAACTGCAACTGGCAAAATGTATGCCATGGACTCCAGAGTGTAA
- the LOC100492957 gene encoding claudin-16 isoform X2 yields MSPVRRKGSPPDLRMIVVLQFMALCLALVSTLFLIVATWTDCWMVNADDSLEVSQKCRGLWWECVTNTQDGIKTCDQYDSILAEHPLKIVLTRALMITADILASFALIILVLGLDAVKFLRSEPHIKLRMCYMAGFIFGIGGIPGMIGSVWYAVDVYVERATLVLQNVFLGIHYEFGWSCWLGMAGSTGCFLASIVLTCCLYIFRDLGSYSRNQRSIYKYGRTATGKMYAMDSRV; encoded by the exons TCCTCCAGACTTGAGAATGATTGTTGTACTGCAGTTTATGGCTCTCTGCTTGGCTCTGGTCTCCACGTTATTCCTGATCGTGGCCACCTGGACAGACTGCTGGATGGTTAATGCCGATGACAGCTTAGAG GTCAGTCAGAAATGTCGTGGTCTGTGGTGGGAATGTGTGACCAATACACAGGATGGAATAAAAACATGTGACCAATATGATTCTATTTTAGCGGAGCACCCGT TAAAAATAGTGCTTACAAGAGCCCTGATGATCACAGCAGATATACTGGCAAGCTTTGCTCTAATAATACTGGTTCTAGGTCTCGATGCTGTCAAGTTCCTAAGATCAGAGCCCCATATCAAACTACGCATGTGTTATATGGCTGGCTTCATATTTGGCATTGGAG GTATCCCAGGAATGATTGGCTCAGTGTGGTACGCAGTCGATGTGTATGTAGAAAGGGCGACTCTTGTATTACAGAATGTATTTCTTGGGATTCATTATGAGTTTGGCTGGTCTTGCTGGCTGGGAATGGCTGGTTCTACTGGCTGTTTTTTGGCTTCAATAGTTCTTACTTGCTGTCTTTATATCTTTAGAG ATCTTGGATCATATTCAAGGAACCAGCGATCCATTTATAAATATGGAAGAACTGCAACTGGCAAAATGTATGCCATGGACTCCAGAGTGTAA
- the LOC100492957 gene encoding claudin-16 isoform X3: MIVVLQFMALCLALVSTLFLIVATWTDCWMVNADDSLEVSQKCRGLWWECVTNTQDGIKTCDQYDSILAEHPLKIVLTRALMITADILASFALIILVLGLDAVKFLRSEPHIKLRMCYMAGFIFGIGGIPGMIGSVWYAVDVYVERATLVLQNVFLGIHYEFGWSCWLGMAGSTGCFLASIVLTCCLYIFRDLGSYSRNQRSIYKYGRTATGKMYAMDSRV; this comes from the exons ATGATTGTTGTACTGCAGTTTATGGCTCTCTGCTTGGCTCTGGTCTCCACGTTATTCCTGATCGTGGCCACCTGGACAGACTGCTGGATGGTTAATGCCGATGACAGCTTAGAG GTCAGTCAGAAATGTCGTGGTCTGTGGTGGGAATGTGTGACCAATACACAGGATGGAATAAAAACATGTGACCAATATGATTCTATTTTAGCGGAGCACCCGT TAAAAATAGTGCTTACAAGAGCCCTGATGATCACAGCAGATATACTGGCAAGCTTTGCTCTAATAATACTGGTTCTAGGTCTCGATGCTGTCAAGTTCCTAAGATCAGAGCCCCATATCAAACTACGCATGTGTTATATGGCTGGCTTCATATTTGGCATTGGAG GTATCCCAGGAATGATTGGCTCAGTGTGGTACGCAGTCGATGTGTATGTAGAAAGGGCGACTCTTGTATTACAGAATGTATTTCTTGGGATTCATTATGAGTTTGGCTGGTCTTGCTGGCTGGGAATGGCTGGTTCTACTGGCTGTTTTTTGGCTTCAATAGTTCTTACTTGCTGTCTTTATATCTTTAGAG ATCTTGGATCATATTCAAGGAACCAGCGATCCATTTATAAATATGGAAGAACTGCAACTGGCAAAATGTATGCCATGGACTCCAGAGTGTAA
- the ybx1 gene encoding nuclease-sensitive element-binding protein 1 translates to MSSEVETQQQQTVALEGKAGQEPAATVGEKKVIATKVLGTVKWFNVRNGYGFINRNDTKEDVFVHQTAIKKNNPRKYLRSVGDGETVEFDVVEGEKGAEAANVTGPGGVPVQGSKYAADRNHFRRYQRRRGPPRNYQQNYQNNESGEKTEGNESAPEGEGGSNQQRPYRRRRVPPYYLRRPYGRRPQYSNAPIQGEGAEGSDGQGSSQGDQGRPVRQNMYRGFRPRFRRGPPRQRQPREEGNEEDKENQGDETQSQQAPQRRYRRNFNYRRRRPENPKPQDGKETKAAETSAENTSAPEAEQGGAE, encoded by the exons ATGAGCAGCGAGGTTGAAACACAACAGCAGCAGACAGTCGCATTGGAGGGCAAGGCCGGCCAGGAACCGGCGGCCACCGTGGGGGAGAAGAAGGTCATCG caACCAAGGTTTTGGGTACGGTCAAATGGTTTAATGTGCGCAATGGTTACGGCTTCATTAACAG GAATGACACCAAGGAAGATGTGTTTGTACACCAA actgCCATCAAGAAGAATAACCCTAGGAAGTACCTTCGCAGTGTGGGAGATGGTgaaactgttgagtttgatgtagtGGAGGGTGAAAAG GGTGCAGAGGCAGCTAATGTAACTGGTCCAGGGGGTGTTCCAGTCCAAGGCAGCAAATATGCAGCAGACCGTAATCATTTCAGGCGCTATCAGCGTCGCAGAGGTCCTCCACGTAACTACCAGCAAAATTACCAAAATAATGAAAGTGGAGAGAAGACAGAAGGGAATGAGAGTGCACCTGAAGGAGAGGGGGGTTCAAATCAGCAACGTCCATACCGCAGGAGACGTGTTCCACCATACTACTTGCGGAGACCATATGGGCGCAGACCACAATACTCAAATGCTCCTATTCAGGGAGAAGGTGCAGAG GGATCAGATGGTCAAGGTTCTTCACAAGGTGATCAAGGTAGACCTGTGCGACAGAATATGTACAGAGGCTTCAGACCACGATTTCGCAG GGGACCACCACGGCAGAGACAACccagagaagaaggaaatgaaGAGGACAAAGAAAATCAGGGGGATGAAACCCAGAGTCAGCAGGCACCTCAACGTCGGTATCGCCGTAACTTTAACTACAGACGCAGACGCCCAGAAAACCCTAAACCACAAGATGGTAAAGAGACCAAGGCAGCCGAAACATCAGCTGAGAACACGTCCGCTCCCGAGGCTGAGCAGGGCGGGGCTGAGTAA